The window CTTGAATTACCAATCTTTTATATTGGTGTGGGTGAAAAACAAGATGATCTCATCCCTTTTAGTCCTAATGAGTTTGTTGATTCAATACTTGATGAGATATATACGAGTGAAGTGTAGACTTTAACGGCAAAACTCACCAACAGGTTTAACTGTTTGGTGCAGTGATTTGTTATACAATTTTTATTTACTCAACTTCACTATATTTTTCTAAAGCACTTCTATATAGTTGATTACTTTCATCTTTGAATCTATTTTTATCTGATAGTAAACCATTAAACTTCTC is drawn from Candidatus Delongbacteria bacterium and contains these coding sequences:
- a CDS encoding signal recognition particle-docking protein FtsY; its protein translation is IAQAKAFKEIAGVDGIIVTKLDGTAKGGALFSISNQLELPIFYIGVGEKQDDLIPFSPNEFVDSILDEIYTSEV